The following coding sequences lie in one Fibrobacter sp. UWB15 genomic window:
- a CDS encoding FISUMP domain-containing protein translates to MVYLLLVLAVALVGCSDWYYEAADTDYFKVKEHNLRGQYPINDRTIEGNVVLFPFDKDSVFTPEKVELIQLDSSLAEVEKIQGDILKGDSLDYRIPSRTYKYPYVKIQVKGKWKYLGSKAVPLTLETISDISNVWNPNVTLMTHLEVPLVESLVADEYPFDAAKQLAMQRFTENFGFEFLKLPAESSRREFSEMAPWYKFFLFEGSDSAFVERIEDFRQDMADGVYDNSDLVEFADYIIDDWFRMDSLLKRPDSVKLNWTFVESLVEHAYGLDACDDLSIGAVHVNVKGSKYKGDSLVCDKRQNGEYVLRPLTPLDRQFGPCTAIDSSTNDIVSDGDTSYYYCLHNSFEYGSWSKAPMYLVVEKYIGPCNEDLRLVEETPARKVTQEVRVKFGGEIYVCGHHANRWFDDGNDTLSFFFGECNEDSLWKLKKLQDSSEFVCTFDSWVPANDTLRFLSEQRPCERGRDSLRSFSFDSTYYVCAEILRDKKRVYTFKDTTRAFADSIAHENYLATECANISDTVKYIVDTLAGKYYHCQNGTAGFKFYESDFSHARDYLNKQYVKTLPNCTANSDTLELITYPYFEKTQGSDMAKYYHCANVGGKYQYEALDYDHAVTLAGIADVNARYTCDAKTDTLSVVRDSAFRNYFHCEKQNGKYTFVRIDKMLADSYASYAAMDSLLPCVPSDTLQYEKDQYGFWYYCADKGGTLTHERIERDSLEKMLVKQFVAGLEPCDETLHRWRSAKYDLSYGKRYYFVCDYDEYNVFSWKRVTGVRYDLYGMMEEAKMNLEACSAEELAARGPAAEVKNGIVTDSRDGHKYRVVTVGKQTWMAENLDYYDTLAMPNLVNETACADSSVCAAGTRRYSWYGTVNVTHTSALGDLRPQLCTPVQGVCPVGWHIPSMMEWQELFDNAAKNKAGKDYGVDVRNKDDVYYAVSEVRIINDKISLFYGMDIPYDSDYYSFQKVFYSRSYSVRCVKD, encoded by the coding sequence ATGGTGTATTTACTGCTAGTGCTTGCAGTGGCCCTTGTGGGTTGTTCTGATTGGTATTATGAAGCTGCCGATACGGATTACTTCAAAGTCAAGGAACATAATCTTCGGGGACAATATCCTATTAATGACCGTACGATTGAGGGCAATGTCGTTTTGTTCCCGTTTGACAAGGACAGTGTGTTTACTCCTGAAAAGGTGGAGCTGATTCAGTTGGACAGTTCCCTTGCCGAAGTAGAAAAAATCCAGGGAGACATCCTCAAAGGAGATTCTCTCGATTACAGAATCCCTAGCCGAACATATAAGTATCCGTATGTGAAAATCCAGGTCAAGGGAAAGTGGAAATACTTGGGCTCAAAGGCAGTTCCGCTGACACTAGAAACTATCAGCGATATTTCGAATGTATGGAATCCGAATGTAACCCTGATGACGCACTTGGAAGTCCCGCTGGTGGAATCGCTTGTTGCCGACGAATACCCGTTTGACGCGGCGAAGCAGTTGGCTATGCAAAGGTTTACCGAAAACTTCGGCTTTGAATTCTTGAAACTGCCTGCGGAGTCTTCCCGTCGCGAATTCAGCGAAATGGCTCCTTGGTACAAATTCTTCTTGTTCGAAGGTTCGGATAGCGCCTTTGTAGAACGTATAGAAGATTTCCGCCAGGACATGGCAGACGGTGTTTATGATAATTCCGACCTAGTTGAATTTGCTGATTACATCATAGATGATTGGTTCCGTATGGATTCGCTCCTAAAAAGACCGGACTCCGTAAAACTGAACTGGACTTTTGTAGAATCTCTCGTTGAACATGCCTACGGGCTGGATGCTTGCGATGATTTGTCGATAGGAGCTGTGCATGTCAATGTCAAGGGCTCTAAATACAAGGGCGATTCCCTCGTTTGCGACAAACGCCAAAATGGCGAATATGTCTTGCGTCCTTTGACTCCGTTGGATCGTCAGTTTGGCCCGTGCACGGCCATTGATTCCTCGACAAATGACATTGTCTCCGATGGAGATACCTCATACTATTATTGTCTTCACAACTCTTTTGAATATGGCTCTTGGTCTAAAGCTCCTATGTATTTGGTGGTCGAAAAATATATAGGACCATGCAACGAAGATTTACGGTTGGTCGAAGAGACTCCGGCCAGGAAAGTGACTCAAGAGGTAAGAGTGAAATTTGGAGGGGAAATTTATGTTTGTGGACACCATGCAAATCGATGGTTTGACGATGGAAACGATACGTTGAGCTTTTTCTTTGGCGAATGCAATGAAGATTCGTTATGGAAATTGAAAAAGTTGCAGGATTCTTCCGAGTTCGTATGTACGTTTGATTCGTGGGTCCCAGCAAACGATACGCTCAGATTCCTTTCGGAACAGCGCCCATGCGAAAGAGGCCGGGATTCGCTGCGTTCATTCTCGTTTGATTCCACTTATTATGTGTGTGCCGAAATCCTTAGGGACAAAAAGCGTGTCTACACCTTCAAGGATACGACGCGCGCATTTGCGGATTCAATTGCCCACGAGAATTATCTTGCGACGGAATGTGCAAATATATCCGATACGGTAAAGTATATTGTGGATACGCTTGCAGGCAAGTATTACCATTGCCAAAATGGAACGGCCGGTTTCAAGTTCTACGAATCTGATTTTAGTCACGCCAGGGATTACCTGAACAAACAGTACGTCAAGACACTTCCGAATTGTACGGCGAATTCCGATACGCTAGAATTGATTACTTACCCGTATTTCGAGAAAACCCAGGGAAGTGACATGGCTAAGTATTATCATTGTGCAAATGTCGGAGGAAAATATCAATATGAGGCACTTGATTACGACCATGCTGTGACCTTGGCAGGGATTGCCGATGTAAATGCGAGATACACATGCGATGCAAAAACGGATACGCTCTCTGTGGTTCGCGATAGCGCATTCCGGAATTATTTCCATTGTGAAAAACAGAATGGTAAGTACACCTTTGTCCGAATTGATAAAATGCTGGCAGATTCCTATGCAAGCTATGCGGCCATGGATTCGCTCCTGCCCTGTGTGCCGTCGGATACCTTGCAGTATGAAAAGGACCAATACGGTTTCTGGTATTACTGTGCCGATAAGGGCGGAACGCTTACGCATGAAAGGATTGAGAGAGATTCCCTGGAAAAAATGCTTGTGAAACAGTTCGTTGCAGGACTGGAACCGTGTGACGAAACCTTGCACAGATGGCGTTCGGCGAAATATGATTTGTCATACGGTAAACGATATTATTTTGTATGTGACTACGATGAATACAATGTCTTTTCATGGAAAAGAGTGACTGGGGTCCGTTACGACCTCTATGGCATGATGGAAGAAGCGAAAATGAACTTGGAGGCTTGCTCGGCAGAAGAACTTGCGGCGCGAGGCCCTGCGGCCGAAGTAAAGAACGGAATTGTTACGGATTCGCGAGATGGACACAAGTACCGCGTCGTGACAGTCGGAAAACAGACCTGGATGGCGGAAAACTTGGATTACTACGATACTTTGGCCATGCCTAACTTGGTGAACGAGACCGCATGTGCGGATTCTAGCGTTTGTGCAGCAGGTACCCGTCGGTATTCGTGGTATGGCACAGTCAACGTGACTCACACAAGCGCTCTTGGTGATTTGAGACCACAACTTTGTACTCCTGTGCAAGGCGTGTGCCCAGTGGGGTGGCATATTCCTTCGATGATGGAATGGCAGGAACTTTTTGACAATGCAGCGAAAAACAAAGCTGGCAAGGATTACGGTGTCGACGTACGGAACAAGGACGATGTGTATTACGCCGTTTCTGAAGTGCGAATCATAAATGATAAGATTTCTTTGTTCTATGGCATGGATATTCCCTACGATAGCGATTACTATAGTTTTCAGAAGGTATTCTATTCCCGATCCTATTCAGTACGCTGCGTAAAGGACTAG
- the ispF gene encoding 2-C-methyl-D-erythritol 2,4-cyclodiphosphate synthase codes for MDKIYRSGIGFDVHKLVEGRKCIIGGVDIPYEKGLLGHSDADVLLHAISDALLGAAGLGDIGTYFPDTDPAFKGADSLELLRKVGEEVRKAGYEIVNIDSIVMCERPKVNPHKDAMKANIARVLGLDIKQIGIKGTTTEKLGFTGRGEGIASQTVAMVRSL; via the coding sequence ATGGACAAGATTTATCGTTCGGGCATCGGTTTTGATGTTCACAAGTTGGTAGAAGGTCGCAAGTGCATTATTGGCGGCGTGGATATTCCTTACGAAAAGGGACTCCTCGGTCACAGCGATGCCGATGTCTTGCTGCATGCGATTAGCGATGCTTTGCTGGGTGCCGCGGGCCTCGGCGATATCGGCACGTACTTCCCGGATACGGACCCAGCCTTCAAGGGAGCCGACAGTCTGGAACTTCTGCGCAAGGTGGGCGAAGAGGTGCGTAAGGCCGGTTACGAGATTGTCAACATCGACAGCATCGTGATGTGCGAACGCCCGAAGGTGAATCCGCACAAGGATGCCATGAAGGCAAACATCGCTCGCGTGCTGGGTCTCGACATTAAGCAGATCGGCATCAAAGGAACCACGACTGAAAAACTCGGCTTTACCGGTCGCGGCGAAGGCATTGCCAGCCAGACTGTTGCCATGGTGCGCAGTCTGTAA
- the hisH gene encoding imidazole glycerol phosphate synthase subunit HisH, translated as MSANPIIVVDYNAGNLTSVMNALAHIGAEAKSSRDADEISKATRLIFPGVGAAASAMETLTRTGIGEAIKTVVKSGNPVLGICIGCQIILEESEEDGGVKTLGLIPGKAVRFKDEPGLKIPHMGWNQVNFTREHPIMKGIRSGSDFYYVHSYHPVVPAEYSFAETTYGTQTFQGLIGKDNLIASQFHQEKSGDVGLAMLKNFCDWKV; from the coding sequence ATGTCCGCAAATCCAATTATCGTGGTTGATTACAATGCCGGTAACTTGACATCGGTGATGAATGCTCTTGCACATATTGGTGCAGAGGCCAAGTCTAGCCGCGATGCGGATGAAATCTCTAAGGCCACTCGCCTGATTTTCCCGGGCGTAGGTGCTGCGGCCTCTGCCATGGAAACTCTTACCCGTACAGGTATCGGCGAGGCCATCAAGACCGTGGTGAAGTCGGGCAATCCTGTGCTTGGTATTTGCATTGGCTGCCAGATTATTCTTGAAGAAAGCGAAGAAGATGGCGGGGTCAAGACTCTTGGACTTATTCCCGGCAAAGCGGTGCGCTTTAAGGATGAACCGGGACTCAAGATTCCTCACATGGGTTGGAACCAGGTGAACTTTACCCGCGAACACCCGATTATGAAGGGTATCCGCAGCGGTAGCGACTTTTACTACGTGCATTCCTACCACCCGGTAGTGCCTGCAGAATATTCTTTTGCCGAAACGACATACGGCACGCAGACCTTCCAGGGGCTGATCGGCAAGGACAACCTGATTGCCTCCCAGTTCCACCAGGAAAAGAGTGGCGATGTAGGCCTTGCCATGCTCAAGAATTTCTGCGACTGGAAAGTTTAA
- a CDS encoding Na/Pi cotransporter family protein, producing MTLMILKMIGCLALLMFGMKTMSEGLQKLTGGHLRAVLGTMTKHRIGGLLTGTFVTASVQSSTATTVLTVSFVNAGLLTLSQAIPVIMGANIGTTATAWIMSIFGFQFNMSSVVWPFFALGIILSYTKKNSTKSIGEFVFGFAFMFLGLTTLRENAVAMDLAHNQTVINFFATTGGWGIFSTLLFLLLGSVLTMCVQSSAAIMAITLLLCSSGVLPIYQGIALVMGENIGTTVTSNLAALSASTQARRAALAHMLFNVFGVVWVLIVFRPFVNMVCSIVGFDPTFVPHTEEEVAQASVRVTYALSAFHTAFNLCNVLILIWFIKPMEKIICKIIREKEDGEDFKVKFISAGLMSTAELSLFEARKEINLFAARTQKMFRMVPELLEMKDENDFVKLFARIEKYEGISDNMEIEIAKYLNQVSEGRLSPESKTNIQSMLREISEIESIGDACYNMARAINRKFRSSDDFTEEQYNRIKHMMQLCDKALTNMIDVISDAVTADANRTLNMENEINDYRKLLKEKNIADIESQKYSYQMGVHYMDVVNDCEKLGDYVVNVVEAHTNKKFST from the coding sequence ATGACACTTATGATTCTTAAAATGATCGGTTGCCTTGCGCTCCTCATGTTCGGCATGAAGACCATGAGCGAAGGCTTGCAGAAACTCACGGGCGGTCACTTGCGTGCTGTCCTTGGAACCATGACCAAGCACCGCATTGGAGGCCTTCTCACAGGTACCTTTGTGACTGCCTCGGTGCAGTCTTCTACCGCTACGACCGTACTTACCGTAAGCTTCGTTAATGCTGGCCTGCTCACATTGAGTCAGGCCATTCCTGTTATCATGGGCGCAAACATCGGTACAACGGCCACGGCCTGGATCATGTCCATATTCGGGTTCCAGTTCAACATGAGCTCGGTGGTGTGGCCCTTCTTCGCCCTCGGCATCATCCTTTCTTACACCAAGAAGAATTCGACCAAGAGCATCGGCGAATTCGTGTTCGGTTTCGCGTTCATGTTCCTCGGCCTTACCACGCTGCGTGAAAATGCGGTGGCCATGGACTTGGCCCATAACCAGACGGTGATCAATTTCTTTGCGACGACCGGCGGTTGGGGAATCTTCAGCACGCTCCTCTTCTTGCTGCTGGGTAGCGTCCTTACCATGTGCGTGCAGTCGTCTGCGGCTATCATGGCGATTACGCTCTTGCTCTGCAGCAGCGGAGTGCTTCCGATATATCAGGGCATTGCGCTTGTGATGGGTGAAAACATCGGTACCACGGTGACATCGAACCTCGCCGCTCTTTCGGCAAGTACGCAGGCGAGACGTGCGGCCTTGGCCCACATGCTGTTCAACGTGTTCGGCGTGGTGTGGGTGTTGATAGTGTTCCGCCCGTTCGTGAACATGGTGTGCAGCATCGTAGGGTTCGACCCGACGTTCGTGCCGCATACCGAAGAAGAAGTTGCCCAGGCGAGCGTCCGTGTGACCTACGCGCTATCAGCCTTCCATACGGCATTCAACCTCTGCAACGTGCTTATCCTCATCTGGTTCATCAAGCCGATGGAAAAAATCATCTGCAAGATTATCCGCGAGAAGGAAGACGGCGAGGATTTCAAGGTCAAGTTTATCAGTGCGGGCCTCATGAGCACTGCAGAACTTTCGCTTTTTGAAGCCCGCAAGGAAATTAACTTGTTTGCAGCCCGCACGCAGAAGATGTTCCGCATGGTGCCCGAACTGCTCGAGATGAAGGACGAAAACGATTTCGTGAAGCTCTTTGCCCGCATCGAGAAGTACGAAGGCATCAGCGACAACATGGAAATTGAAATTGCCAAGTACCTGAACCAGGTTTCCGAAGGCCGCTTGAGCCCCGAAAGTAAGACGAATATCCAGTCGATGCTCCGCGAAATTTCTGAAATCGAAAGTATCGGCGACGCTTGCTACAATATGGCCCGCGCCATCAACCGCAAGTTTAGAAGTTCCGACGACTTTACCGAAGAGCAGTACAACCGCATCAAGCACATGATGCAACTTTGCGACAAGGCGTTAACGAACATGATCGATGTCATTAGCGATGCTGTGACTGCCGACGCAAACCGTACGCTGAATATGGAGAATGAGATCAACGATTACCGCAAGCTTCTCAAGGAGAAAAACATTGCCGATATCGAATCGCAAAAGTACAGCTACCAGATGGGCGTGCACTACATGGACGTGGTGAACGATTGCGAAAAACTCGGCGACTACGTGGTGAACGTGGTAGAAGCTCACACGAACAAAAAATTCTCCACCTAA
- a CDS encoding FISUMP domain-containing protein, translating into MKMKFSLQAMVASSALLIACGGDSTSTKPEAKDTLADGSSVETIYDLGKCTSDRIGDVIFVEEKGVNYECTKNDWKDIGEPESSASKEDKSSSSKVKSSESKDDDSSSSKDKSSDSKDDESSSSKDKSSDSKDSSSESKKDDSSSSTAPSSSSVPESSSSVQGANETVENVAISKKTFTGVAEKGPFASGTAIKLSELDDVLDPTGTTFEWEVTSELGEYTSAKVTLKSQYALMQANGYYYNENTYKKSAGQLTLKSLVDLSDRNSANVNVLGHLAHKRIINLFAESGKYKNVPAAKAAAEKEVLAAFGWSGNNHAFEDLSIFGSYEDDAKLLAASILLQGGLSDADLTSRLTTLATDFEDDGRWSDSAAKVAMADWAMKNDSNLTVIRTKLTAMNSSVPNFEKYISMFVGEIYGIGVCDTKQDGMMIKMTNAYSDNLGKTYVCDGDRWRLPTSIENSFKTACTKGNNKKTFTDMNSSSSPITYVCDGGNGNWRKMGVYDFSKSAYLNSEMEYGEIKDSRDGKTYKTITIGLQTWMAENLNYYDEDNANLVENAWCYKNVKDNCEVGGRLYSWTAAMNLDSKYLKTSAAALIESPHRGLCPEKWHVPDTAEWRQLKTYVAKMETASTSTNDYSGKLKSSRGWVGYSTIKQSTDEYGFSAIPTGAYYGIHADPTDNYSRYLFDDAGYFANFWSANEAAKSTGAIYWFLDYRYNYISYYYSSYNEKDRGFSLRCVKDKE; encoded by the coding sequence ATGAAAATGAAGTTCTCTCTACAGGCAATGGTTGCCTCAAGCGCACTCTTGATCGCTTGCGGCGGAGATTCCACTTCTACCAAGCCCGAAGCAAAAGATACTCTAGCGGACGGATCTAGCGTAGAGACGATTTACGACTTGGGCAAATGTACATCTGATCGTATTGGCGACGTCATTTTTGTCGAAGAGAAAGGCGTCAATTACGAATGCACCAAGAATGATTGGAAGGATATCGGAGAACCGGAATCCTCTGCATCGAAAGAGGATAAATCTTCCTCTTCAAAGGTAAAGTCTTCAGAATCTAAAGATGATGATTCCTCTTCTTCAAAAGATAAATCATCCGATTCCAAGGATGATGAATCTTCGTCTTCTAAGGACAAGTCGTCCGATTCCAAGGACAGTTCTTCTGAATCTAAAAAGGATGACTCTAGTTCTTCAACGGCGCCAAGCTCGAGCAGTGTTCCCGAATCGAGTTCCAGCGTACAGGGTGCAAATGAGACTGTAGAAAATGTTGCTATATCAAAGAAAACCTTTACGGGTGTTGCCGAAAAAGGTCCCTTTGCAAGCGGAACAGCGATTAAACTTTCTGAATTAGACGATGTTCTGGACCCGACTGGAACCACTTTTGAATGGGAAGTTACAAGTGAATTGGGCGAATACACATCGGCTAAGGTGACGCTCAAGAGCCAATATGCATTGATGCAAGCAAATGGCTATTATTACAATGAAAACACCTATAAAAAGAGCGCAGGCCAGTTGACCCTTAAGTCTCTTGTTGATTTGAGTGATCGTAATTCTGCAAATGTCAACGTTTTGGGACACCTGGCTCACAAGCGAATCATTAACCTGTTTGCAGAAAGTGGCAAATACAAAAATGTGCCTGCGGCAAAGGCTGCTGCCGAAAAAGAAGTTCTCGCTGCTTTCGGTTGGTCTGGCAACAACCATGCTTTTGAAGACTTGAGCATCTTTGGAAGCTACGAAGATGATGCGAAGCTTCTTGCTGCATCCATTCTTTTGCAGGGGGGCTTGAGCGACGCTGACCTTACCAGCCGATTGACGACTCTTGCAACCGATTTCGAAGATGACGGCCGTTGGAGTGATTCTGCGGCAAAGGTTGCCATGGCTGACTGGGCTATGAAAAATGATTCCAACCTTACTGTTATTCGTACAAAACTGACTGCGATGAATAGCTCTGTTCCGAATTTCGAAAAATATATCAGCATGTTTGTTGGCGAAATTTATGGAATTGGAGTGTGCGATACAAAGCAAGACGGCATGATGATTAAGATGACAAACGCTTACAGCGATAACTTGGGCAAAACTTATGTTTGCGATGGTGACCGTTGGCGTTTGCCCACGTCTATTGAAAATAGTTTCAAAACCGCTTGCACCAAGGGTAATAACAAGAAGACTTTCACCGATATGAATTCTAGCAGTTCTCCTATTACCTATGTATGCGATGGTGGTAATGGAAATTGGCGCAAGATGGGTGTTTACGATTTTAGTAAGAGCGCTTACTTGAACAGTGAAATGGAATATGGAGAAATCAAGGACAGTCGTGATGGAAAGACCTATAAGACGATAACCATTGGACTTCAGACTTGGATGGCAGAAAACTTGAACTATTACGATGAAGATAATGCAAACCTTGTTGAAAACGCCTGGTGCTATAAAAATGTCAAGGACAATTGTGAGGTTGGTGGAAGACTTTATAGCTGGACAGCCGCTATGAATCTTGATTCGAAATACTTGAAGACTTCGGCTGCTGCGCTTATTGAAAGTCCGCATAGAGGCCTTTGCCCTGAAAAATGGCATGTGCCCGACACTGCAGAATGGAGACAGCTTAAGACTTACGTTGCGAAAATGGAAACGGCTTCAACATCAACAAATGATTATTCCGGTAAATTGAAATCCTCTAGAGGTTGGGTGGGTTACAGCACAATCAAGCAGTCAACCGACGAATATGGCTTCTCTGCCATTCCGACGGGAGCCTATTATGGCATTCATGCTGATCCGACTGACAATTACAGCCGCTATCTTTTTGACGATGCTGGCTACTTTGCCAATTTCTGGAGTGCAAATGAAGCTGCCAAAAGTACGGGTGCTATTTATTGGTTCCTTGACTATCGATACAACTATATCAGCTACTATTATAGCAGCTATAACGAAAAAGATCGCGGATTCTCTCTGCGCTGTGTGAAGGATAAGGAATAA
- a CDS encoding fibrobacter succinogenes major paralogous domain-containing protein — MRFPLVAFCPLVLLLACGDESNTIDSSGLSTSDTKEVESIYDLGACTNKRKGEVVFVTDDDKEYICYSNKWIPSDEIDKSDEISSSSEDAIVEDEKSSSSKKEESSSSENSISENEKSSSSETLLEESSSSGIESSSSKEKPDESSSSSSIQEEKSSSSAESLSELTDSTFTDSRDGQTYRILKLGRQVWFGENLNYSGEDAVGYCHENDPEKCEIYGKLYRWNDAMKACPEGWHLPGLLEWIDLINYVGGQEMAGVKLKSKAYWYIQEEFAQYAGTDDYGFSILPGSFMSEQGSFGSTARLAAHLWTSTEETDTRSNDVFLMHSMGKVVLEGSPRDVGMSVRCLKDSD, encoded by the coding sequence ATGCGTTTCCCTCTTGTCGCGTTTTGCCCGTTGGTACTATTACTCGCTTGTGGCGATGAATCAAATACTATTGATTCAAGTGGCCTCTCAACTTCAGATACAAAAGAGGTTGAATCTATTTATGACTTGGGGGCTTGTACCAACAAGCGCAAAGGCGAAGTCGTATTCGTAACCGATGACGATAAGGAATACATTTGTTACTCGAACAAGTGGATTCCTTCTGATGAGATTGACAAATCGGATGAAATTTCATCGTCAAGCGAAGATGCAATCGTTGAAGACGAAAAATCTTCTAGTAGCAAAAAAGAGGAATCCTCGTCTAGTGAGAACAGTATCTCTGAAAACGAAAAGTCCTCTTCGAGCGAAACCTTGTTAGAGGAATCATCTTCAAGTGGAATAGAGTCTTCCTCTAGCAAAGAGAAACCTGATGAATCTTCGAGCAGCTCGTCTATACAAGAGGAAAAATCGTCTTCTAGTGCAGAGAGTTTGTCGGAATTGACGGATTCTACATTCACGGATTCGCGCGATGGTCAGACATACCGAATTCTCAAGTTGGGAAGGCAAGTCTGGTTTGGCGAAAATTTGAATTATTCCGGTGAAGATGCGGTTGGCTATTGCCATGAGAACGATCCTGAAAAATGTGAAATATACGGCAAGCTATATCGTTGGAACGATGCGATGAAAGCGTGCCCCGAAGGTTGGCATTTGCCGGGTCTTTTGGAATGGATTGACTTGATTAATTATGTCGGCGGACAAGAAATGGCTGGTGTCAAGTTAAAGTCAAAGGCTTACTGGTATATTCAAGAAGAGTTTGCTCAGTATGCAGGTACCGATGATTACGGATTCTCAATTCTTCCGGGAAGCTTTATGTCTGAACAAGGTTCTTTCGGTTCCACGGCCAGGCTTGCAGCCCATTTATGGACTTCGACGGAAGAAACCGATACGAGATCGAATGATGTGTTCCTGATGCATAGTATGGGAAAAGTGGTGCTGGAAGGATCTCCGAGGGATGTCGGGATGTCTGTTCGTTGCCTGAAGGACTCTGACTAG
- a CDS encoding ribonuclease domain-containing protein, with the protein MLKNVFFKISFACAVTAFFAACSTPTVSSDDDEDLYRRSSASKKGKSSSSEEATSSSSETKQSVYDAVVKSGVYTTKDSVAAYLCKFDKLPSNYITKDEAIALVEEETGRDFSKWNFNPWTAFDFMVGGDVYSDSEGLLPKGSYHEADVDYHDDSRGTKRLVYASDCVIYYTADHYKTFSKQDIR; encoded by the coding sequence ATGCTGAAGAATGTTTTTTTCAAAATTTCCTTTGCCTGTGCGGTGACCGCATTCTTTGCAGCCTGCTCTACGCCGACCGTTTCCAGCGATGACGATGAAGACCTTTATAGAAGGTCTTCGGCATCGAAGAAAGGAAAATCATCTTCTAGCGAAGAAGCGACATCATCTTCTAGCGAAACGAAGCAGTCTGTATATGATGCCGTAGTGAAGTCTGGCGTGTATACCACCAAGGATTCCGTGGCCGCATACTTATGCAAGTTCGACAAGTTGCCGAGCAATTATATTACCAAGGACGAGGCTATAGCCCTTGTGGAAGAAGAAACGGGTAGAGATTTTTCGAAGTGGAATTTTAATCCGTGGACCGCGTTTGACTTCATGGTGGGTGGTGACGTCTACAGTGACAGTGAAGGTCTTCTGCCAAAAGGTTCTTATCACGAAGCCGACGTGGATTATCATGACGATAGCCGTGGAACCAAGCGTCTTGTCTATGCGTCGGATTGCGTGATTTACTATACCGCAGACCATTACAAGACATTCAGCAAGCAGGACATTCGGTAA
- a CDS encoding iron-containing alcohol dehydrogenase family protein — protein sequence MRFFVPTDIYVEKDCVKKHANQLLSVGTRALIMTGRHSAVANGSLNDVESVLNSGNIPFQVFDEVEENPSTDTVRKAVQVAQGFKADFVIGVGGGSAIDAAKAVSLLLLNPAVDADDLHKASSSPLDHAPVVAVPTTCGTGSEATPVSIITNHGIQLKKSIPHVIFPALALVDGKYLASAKKQLIVNTAVDALSHMVESILNIKSNAFNRMFPEYGLKLWGECKSALLSDAAIDSGLYEKLMLTSTIAGMSIAHTSTSVPHGMSYDLTLHAGVPHGPAVGYFLAAYTEICAKFVPEDVQKILSLLGLKNIEEFAAMLRKLIGTCTIPRALRDQFAAAMKTNRSKLDLVPGAITAADVDFIYEKSLVVESN from the coding sequence ATGCGTTTCTTTGTTCCGACAGATATTTATGTTGAAAAGGACTGCGTGAAAAAACACGCGAATCAATTGCTTTCTGTCGGAACGCGCGCGCTCATTATGACGGGTCGCCATTCTGCAGTAGCGAATGGCTCCTTGAACGATGTTGAAAGCGTCTTGAATTCCGGCAATATCCCGTTCCAGGTTTTTGACGAAGTCGAAGAGAATCCGTCGACGGATACGGTGCGCAAGGCTGTTCAGGTTGCGCAAGGTTTTAAGGCGGACTTTGTCATTGGCGTTGGGGGAGGCTCCGCTATCGATGCCGCCAAGGCGGTGTCGTTGCTCCTGTTGAATCCTGCCGTCGATGCCGATGACCTTCACAAAGCGTCAAGCAGCCCTCTGGATCATGCGCCTGTCGTGGCTGTCCCGACAACGTGTGGAACAGGCTCCGAGGCGACGCCAGTTTCGATCATCACGAATCACGGGATTCAACTCAAGAAAAGTATTCCGCATGTGATTTTCCCGGCGCTTGCGCTTGTTGACGGAAAGTATCTTGCCTCGGCAAAGAAACAGTTGATTGTGAATACGGCTGTCGATGCGCTTTCTCACATGGTCGAAAGCATTCTTAATATCAAGTCGAATGCGTTCAACCGCATGTTCCCGGAATACGGCCTCAAGCTTTGGGGCGAATGCAAAAGCGCGTTGCTCTCCGATGCCGCTATCGATTCGGGCCTCTATGAAAAGCTCATGCTCACCTCGACTATTGCCGGCATGTCCATTGCCCATACAAGTACTTCGGTGCCGCATGGCATGAGCTATGATCTCACACTCCATGCGGGTGTTCCTCACGGACCCGCGGTCGGCTACTTCCTTGCCGCTTACACTGAGATCTGCGCAAAATTTGTGCCCGAGGACGTTCAGAAAATACTTTCTCTTTTAGGGCTTAAGAATATTGAGGAATTTGCGGCGATGCTTCGCAAATTAATCGGGACTTGTACCATCCCGAGAGCTCTGCGCGACCAGTTTGCAGCTGCAATGAAAACGAATCGCTCTAAGCTGGACCTCGTTCCCGGAGCAATCACTGCTGCCGATGTCGACTTCATATACGAAAAGTCTTTGGTCGTAGAATCGAACTAA